The following proteins come from a genomic window of Paucimonas lemoignei:
- the fixJ_4 gene encoding NarL family response regulator translates to MTKLNTLNHASAPVTVHVVDDDFDTRNVLSQLLMQEGYPVQSHDGGAAFLRAYDGLAGCVMLDLAMPGMRGEALLDEIVRRKLNVVVIVMTGHATIESAIQITRAGAMGFLQKPFDGDQLLDKLEKISLQAQTVFARRALVDDYRLRLQSLTSREREVLDLMLAAMTSQEIATQLGNSKKTVDIHRTRVMQKMGASTITELIMGWTLLFHSPAI, encoded by the coding sequence ATGACCAAGCTGAACACCTTAAATCACGCCAGCGCGCCTGTGACCGTCCATGTCGTCGACGATGACTTCGACACACGCAATGTGTTGTCCCAATTGCTGATGCAGGAGGGCTATCCGGTGCAGTCCCATGATGGCGGCGCGGCCTTCCTGCGGGCTTATGACGGTCTGGCGGGCTGCGTGATGCTCGACCTGGCGATGCCGGGTATGCGTGGCGAGGCGTTGCTGGATGAGATCGTGCGGCGCAAATTGAACGTGGTCGTCATTGTCATGACCGGGCACGCAACGATTGAATCAGCGATCCAGATCACCCGTGCCGGGGCGATGGGCTTTCTGCAGAAACCGTTCGACGGCGATCAGTTGCTGGACAAGCTGGAAAAGATTTCGCTTCAGGCGCAGACGGTGTTTGCCCGTCGCGCCCTGGTCGACGACTATCGGCTGCGGCTGCAAAGCCTGACGTCGAGGGAACGCGAGGTACTGGACCTGATGCTGGCGGCCATGACCAGCCAGGAAATTGCCACGCAGTTAGGTAATAGCAAGAAAACCGTGGATATTCATCGCACCCGGGTCATGCAGAAAATGGGCGCGAGTACTATTACCGAATTAATCATGGGCTGGACCCTGCTATTTCACTCCCCCGCGATATAA